The Lichenihabitans psoromatis genomic interval GGGAGCCTCGGTGCTCAGCGTCGCCAACATCTTGTCGTTATAATGCGACTGAATCCACGCTTTCAGAAACGTCGTGGGAACCGACAGATAGGCCGTCCCATCGGCGATCCGGTCGAGCTCCAGGCGGGCGAACCACGCGTTGAAGACGGCGTCGCCAAGCTCCGCCCGCAGCCGCAGGCAGGCATTCGACCATCGGGCACTCAGATCACGACGCGTGTCGTCCTCGGCAGTGGCATGGGTCAGCGGGGCGGTCGTGGTCTCGTTGGCGCGGGAGGCAAGCGGGTCGGCTTGCGTCGAGGCGGCCGGATTGGATTCACGTCGAGCGATCATGAGCGGGCGGCGACTTTGCTAACGGCGAAAAGGGCGGGTGGACGGCGCGATGTGATCAGGGGCGCTTCCAGGGAAGGCCATCGGCCCTCCAACCACTCAGTCCCTGGGCTGCCGAGCCCTCGAATCCACCAGCAATGTTGTAGCTTTTGGCATAACCGAGCGACGTCATCGCCTTGGCGGCGGCCCCGCTTCTTGCGCCGGAGCGGCACAAAAACAGCAGAGGGGTTTCGGCGCCTGCACCACGGCGATCGAGTTCAGCCTTCAGCTCAGAGACGAAGCCCGGATTCGGAGCCATTGAGGGATAGGACAACCACTCGATCAGCACCGGCGCGGATTGTACCGAGGCAAGATCCGGCACGCCAATCGACTCCCATTCGGCTGTCGTACGAACGTCAACCAAGATCGCCTGGCGATCCTGCTCGAGTTTTTCCAACGCGTCCGACGGAGTGATATCGCCTGCGTAACCGGCTCCCATCGACATTGCAGCATCCTCCCGACAGAGCGATCGCTCCGCAGTTACAAGTAGAACAAAAGAAAACGGCAGCAACGCTGAACGCGCCGATACTCAACGAACATCAGACCAAGTACGCACACCCGGAACTCTGACTAGGATCGAAAGGATAGGATTTACCGATACACAAGCGCGTCGCCGATGTCTCAGCGTTGACTACCCCATGGGCCAAGTTGAGGATTTCCAACTGGCAGCGCGATGCCGCAGTCGGTCTATAAACACTACACAGCAGCCGTTGGCGGCGCAACAGACCTCGTCACTAAAGAGTCAAAGTGATGTCCGCGTTGCGGCTGTGAGTCGGCGAAAATGACAGCTTGACTGCCCTAACTCTCTCGAATCACGCAGGTAAAAAACGGGCTCAAAGTCGCAATTTAGCCTGTGGCAATTCTGCATCAGAGGCTCGCTTCCCGGCTCAAAAGCCGAGTCAATGGGTCGCAGAAAAGCTCGAAATAAGGCCTTGGGCGCTAACCCTTTGGTTCTATGGCGATTAGTTTGCGCGGGCGATAATTACCGAAAACAATTTTTCGGAGCGTCGCGGATGGCCATCGGCGGGTCAACAAAGACGGATGTCGACAGGCCGTCTTACGCTCGCGCGCCTGCCTCTCGGTCGATCTGCTGCGAATTGGGAACGGGTCGGCGGGCAAACCGCTTTGCGACCGGCCCGAGCATTCCTCGGAACCGGTCTCGCCTCAGTTGAACAACGACCGGAGCTGGCCGATCAGGAAGGAGCGCCGGGTGTCGGCCAGCTTCGCCAGGAAGGTCTCGGCCCACCAGTCGATGTTGTATTTCTCGATGCTGGCATACATCAGCGCATGCCGATCGCGACGCTCGTCGAGCGGCATCTCCAGCGCCTGCTTCATGGCCGCCGCCATGCCCTCCGTCTCATGGGGATTGACGATGAGGGCTGCGTCCAATTCAGCAGCGGCACCAGCAAATTGCGAGAGGATCAGAACCCCCGGATCATCCGGGTTTTGGGCCGCGACGAATTCCTTCGCGACAAGATTCATCCCGTCACGCAAGGGAGTCACGAGAGCGGCAGCCGATTGCCGGAAAATACCCGCCAGAGCAGGCCGTGAATAGGATCGGTTGATGTAACGAACCGGGGTCCAGGCGGCCTCCCCGAGACGACCGTTCAGCCCGCCGACCAGTTCGTTCACGGCCCGCGACATGTCGTGATATTCGGGAATTTCCTCCCGGCTCTTCGGCGTGATCTGTAACAGCGTCACGCGGTTCGACCATTCGGGCTCGTTTTCCAAAAAGTGGCCAAAGGCCTCGAGCCGATGGATGATCCCCTTGGAATAGTCGAGCCGATCGACGCCGAGAAACAGTTTGCGGCCGGACAGGCTGTCACGCACCTCGTGGGCGAAGGGCGAGTCCTCTGCCTCGACCGCGAGACCGGCATATTCACGGGTTTCGATGCCGACCGGGAAGGCGCCGATCCGCGTCACCCGTCCATCGACCGAATAGGCCAAACCATCACGGCTGACCGTCGCCTTGGACATGGCAAGGTAGCGCCCGTAATTGGCGCGATCATTCTCGGTCTGAAAGCCGACGAGGTCGTAGTGGCTCAGCACGCCGAGGCTCTGTTCCTGGCGCGGAATCGTGAAGAGGAGATCGGGCGGCGGGCAGGGGATGTGGAGAAAGAAACCGATCGGGTTGTTGAACCCGCGCTGCCGCAGCTCCCGCGCGAGCGGGATCAGATGATAGTCGTGCACCCAAATGATATCGTCCGGCTCGAGCAACTTGGCGAGTTGATCGGCGAAGAGCCCATTGACGCGCAAATAGCCGGTCAGATCCGAGCGGTTGAACTCGGCGAGATCAACCCGATAATGCAGGATGGGCCACAGCACGCGATTGGCGAAGCCGTTGTAATATTCCTGATAATCGGCCGTCGACAGATCGGTCACCACATAGGTGATCTTGTCCCGGACAGCAACCACAGGCTCCACGTTCGGGCCATCGTCGACCCTGCCGCTCCACCCGAACCAAAGCCCCTCCCGATCCTTCAGGGCCGCATGGACAGCGACCGCAAGACCGCCAGGTGGCGGCGGTTTTCCAGGTTCCGGAACGACGACACGGTTCGATACGATTACAAGTCGTGACACCAAGCGTCCTCCCAGCTTTGTGAAAGCCGCATGGCCGAATTGATGATGCCCGCCATCGAATAGGTCTGGGGGAAGTTGCCCCACAACTCGCCGGTGGCCGCATTCAGATCCTCCGACAGAATGCCGAAATGGTTGCGGTGCAAGAGGATGTCGTTGAAGCGCTCGCGGGCCTCATCGCGCCGCCCGACCTGCGCGAGCGCATCGACATACCAGAAGTTGCAGACCAGAAAGGCGGTCTCCGGCAGGCCGAAGTCATCCGCCGAGGTGTAGCGCATGATCTTCCCGTCGCGCATCAATTCTTTGCCGGTCAATTCCAAGGTCTTGACGAAGCGCTCGTCCGTCGCGGCGATGAAGCCAAGCTCC includes:
- a CDS encoding rhodanese-like domain-containing protein yields the protein MLPFSFVLLVTAERSLCREDAAMSMGAGYAGDITPSDALEKLEQDRQAILVDVRTTAEWESIGVPDLASVQSAPVLIEWLSYPSMAPNPGFVSELKAELDRRGAGAETPLLFLCRSGARSGAAAKAMTSLGYAKSYNIAGGFEGSAAQGLSGWRADGLPWKRP
- a CDS encoding alpha,alpha-trehalose-phosphate synthase (UDP-forming) yields the protein MSRLVIVSNRVVVPEPGKPPPPGGLAVAVHAALKDREGLWFGWSGRVDDGPNVEPVVAVRDKITYVVTDLSTADYQEYYNGFANRVLWPILHYRVDLAEFNRSDLTGYLRVNGLFADQLAKLLEPDDIIWVHDYHLIPLARELRQRGFNNPIGFFLHIPCPPPDLLFTIPRQEQSLGVLSHYDLVGFQTENDRANYGRYLAMSKATVSRDGLAYSVDGRVTRIGAFPVGIETREYAGLAVEAEDSPFAHEVRDSLSGRKLFLGVDRLDYSKGIIHRLEAFGHFLENEPEWSNRVTLLQITPKSREEIPEYHDMSRAVNELVGGLNGRLGEAAWTPVRYINRSYSRPALAGIFRQSAAALVTPLRDGMNLVAKEFVAAQNPDDPGVLILSQFAGAAAELDAALIVNPHETEGMAAAMKQALEMPLDERRDRHALMYASIEKYNIDWWAETFLAKLADTRRSFLIGQLRSLFN